The genomic segment GAGGCGGATTCCGACGCTCCGGAACCGGTCGGTGAAGAAGCTGACCCCCACGTGGGCCCCTCTCTTCATGCCGAGCCCCGCACCGATGTAGGCCATGAAGACCATGATGTACCGGGCCACCTCCTCGCCCCAGAACATGGGAAAGAGGTTCAGGTACCGGGCAAGGGTGGCTGTGAAGACCACCGCCACCATGAGGGGAAAGAGCAGAAGTAGGGCGTATTCCTCAAAATTGTCGAAGATTTTTCGCATAGCGGACCCCCTGTTAAATACCCTCTCGCCTGCGTCCCTCAGGCGAGGCCGAAAAGCACGGGGCGCTCCGGAGGAACGCCCCGTGCAGTGCCGCAGGAACCGTTACTTTTGGGCGTCGATGAGCTTCTGGATGATTTCCTTGCCCACTTTTTCCTCGAATTCCTTGTAGACGGGCTGCACTGCCTCGAAGAACTTCGCCTTGTCGGGCTCGGTGACTTCCATG from the Aminivibrio sp. genome contains:
- a CDS encoding TRAP transporter small permease, whose translation is MRKIFDNFEEYALLLLFPLMVAVVFTATLARYLNLFPMFWGEEVARYIMVFMAYIGAGLGMKRGAHVGVSFFTDRFRSVGIRLFLEGFRLGVIVLFCGMIMYYYRSIITHQISMGQTTPALYIPMWIPYSAVPLGMFLVALRAVQAFRETAAAIRASAGTPEVR